In a single window of the Olivibacter sp. SDN3 genome:
- a CDS encoding response regulator transcription factor, producing MQKNTKIAVIEDDENLRFLVVHRLESEHYQVIQAANGKDAETLILDQKPDIVLLDWMLPGRQGSEVCANLRKAGFNNLIIMMTAKSQDVDKIDAYSFGVSDYITKPFNMDVLIAMIENKVKFFLSNTNDSLFFGNTEHHPNTHSLIREGKKIELTILENRILLYFLQNIDRVISRDELMQVVWGYSSNVNTRTLDMHIVRLRKKIETNPDKPEHLQTVRGMGYKFVAEKQE from the coding sequence ATGCAAAAAAACACAAAAATTGCTGTAATTGAAGACGATGAAAATCTTCGGTTTTTGGTGGTTCACCGCTTAGAATCTGAGCATTATCAGGTGATACAGGCTGCTAACGGAAAAGATGCCGAAACATTAATTTTAGATCAAAAACCAGATATCGTTTTATTGGATTGGATGTTACCAGGAAGGCAGGGCTCGGAGGTTTGTGCAAATTTAAGAAAGGCAGGCTTTAATAATTTAATCATTATGATGACTGCTAAGTCACAGGATGTAGATAAAATCGACGCATATAGTTTCGGTGTGTCAGATTATATCACTAAACCTTTTAATATGGACGTATTGATCGCGATGATTGAAAATAAGGTGAAGTTCTTTTTGAGCAATACGAACGATAGTTTGTTTTTTGGAAATACTGAACATCATCCTAATACGCACTCCTTAATACGGGAGGGGAAGAAGATAGAACTTACCATATTAGAAAACAGGATATTGCTGTATTTCCTGCAGAATATCGATCGTGTAATAAGTCGAGATGAATTAATGCAAGTTGTTTGGGGATATAGTTCTAATGTGAATACCCGCACCCTGGATATGCATATTGTGCGATTAAGAAAGAAAATAGAGACGAACCCCGATAAGCCAGAACATTTACAAACGGTAAGAGGTATGGGTTATAAATTTGTGGCAGAGAAACAGGAGTAA
- the greA gene encoding transcription elongation factor GreA: MADITYYSKEGLEKLKEELQFLKTEGRASIAKAIAEARDKGDLSENAEYDAAKEAQGLHEAKIAKLEEVLANARLIDESKLDTSKVLALSIVKLKNTKNGAVMTYQLVSETEADLKSGKISVKSPIAQGLLGKSVGDKAEIEVPAGKIEFEILEISR; the protein is encoded by the coding sequence ATGGCAGATATAACTTATTATAGCAAAGAGGGACTGGAAAAGCTTAAGGAGGAACTTCAATTCTTAAAGACGGAAGGGCGGGCGTCTATCGCAAAGGCTATCGCCGAAGCAAGAGATAAAGGAGACCTGTCTGAAAATGCCGAGTATGATGCCGCAAAGGAAGCGCAAGGGCTACATGAAGCAAAGATAGCTAAGTTAGAAGAAGTTTTGGCAAATGCTAGACTAATTGACGAATCAAAGCTCGATACTTCAAAAGTGTTGGCATTGTCTATTGTGAAACTAAAAAACACAAAAAATGGTGCTGTCATGACATATCAATTGGTGTCAGAGACAGAAGCTGACTTGAAATCAGGGAAGATTTCGGTTAAATCGCCTATTGCCCAAGGACTTTTAGGTAAATCTGTAGGTGATAAGGCCGAAATAGAGGTGCCAGCAGGTAAGATTGAATTTGAAATATTAGAAATTTCGCGATAG